The following is a genomic window from Alkaliphilus sp. B6464.
AAAGTAAGTACGGTTACAGATTTTGCTCCATGTGTGGTTAATAACCTACTACAAACATTCACTGTGGCCCCTGTAGTAAAAATATCATCCACTAGCAATATGTTTTTATTCATTATTACCCCGTTATCTACTACTTTAAAAGCATCATTTACATTTTCCTGTCGCTCTTTTTTAGATAGGTTATGCATTACTTTAGTATTTTTAACTCTAATAAGTACATCTATATTTATTGGAATATTCGTTTCTTTAGCGATATATTTACATAAAAGGGTTGCCTGGTTAAAACCTCTCTCTCTTTCTTTGCCTTTATACAATGGTACTGGCAAAATTAAATCTATCGCCGTACATTCCTGATTTAACTTATATGCCATCATAGATCCCATAAGTCTGGCTAAGTATGTTTGGCCAGAATATTTAAATCTGTATATTAGCT
Proteins encoded in this region:
- a CDS encoding ComF family protein, encoding MKILQVVEEYVDALLELIYPSKAICYMCNNFIEKEGKYSLCLNCYSAIPFIPDHYCIKCGIPLRMIEDGPTCEECKGSHYYFHRAISVVKYEEDIKKLIYRFKYSGQTYLARLMGSMMAYKLNQECTAIDLILPVPLYKGKERERGFNQATLLCKYIAKETNIPINIDVLIRVKNTKVMHNLSKKERQENVNDAFKVVDNGVIMNKNILLVDDIFTTGATVNVCSRLLTTHGAKSVTVLTFARD